The Micrococcales bacterium genome has a segment encoding these proteins:
- a CDS encoding VWA domain-containing protein, whose amino-acid sequence MSRDLEVVPLNTDNPEPRVVCTVLVDASSSMEGEPIRELNKGFADFRRFLRDDELASRRTEVAVIEFGSSARVAIPLQEGRSLPSYTFQANGLTAMGSAINKALDMVEARKRDYRAEGIEYYRPWIVVFSDGAPTDADEFERAVQRLADVAQHKGATVFPIGIGSRANLPTLSRLSMPQRPAMRLAGVNFSAFFEWLSASMSAVASSQICGSNDDELAAMTEQVQLADISGWAIA is encoded by the coding sequence ATGTCTCGTGACCTTGAAGTCGTGCCCCTAAACACTGACAACCCTGAGCCGCGTGTCGTCTGCACGGTGTTGGTGGACGCATCCAGTTCAATGGAAGGCGAGCCGATTCGCGAGTTGAACAAGGGATTCGCGGATTTCAGGCGATTCCTGCGTGACGACGAGTTGGCCAGCCGCCGCACCGAAGTCGCAGTCATTGAGTTCGGCAGCAGCGCCCGGGTCGCGATCCCATTGCAGGAAGGGAGGTCGCTGCCAAGCTACACCTTCCAGGCCAACGGACTGACCGCGATGGGGAGCGCAATCAACAAGGCGCTCGACATGGTCGAGGCGCGAAAGCGGGATTATCGAGCCGAGGGCATTGAGTATTACCGCCCATGGATTGTGGTCTTTTCCGATGGCGCTCCCACCGACGCAGATGAGTTCGAGCGGGCCGTTCAGCGTTTGGCAGACGTGGCACAGCACAAGGGTGCCACAGTCTTTCCAATTGGAATCGGCAGCCGCGCCAATCTACCAACCCTCAGCAGGTTGTCGATGCCGCAGCGCCCGGCCATGAGGCTGGCCGGGGTCAACTTCAGTGCCTTTTTCGAGTGGCTGTCGGCATCAATGTCAGCTGTCGCCAGTAGCCAGATTTGCGGGTCAAACGACGACGAACTGGCCGCCATGACCGAGCAAGTGCAGCTAGCAGACATCTCTGGGTGGGCAATTGCCTGA